GTGGCCTGTTTCAATCATTTTAGGTTTAACATATTTTAAGACCTCAAGTTGCTCATTTGCAGGGAGTCTTAAAATACCGTCTAGGTTAGTTTGCCTCCTGGTGTCAGTACCCATAAGTTCCAGCTCTTCTTTAGTATTTGAGTAGAAGAAATTGAAATTGGTTTGAGCGCCCAAGATATACTCTTCAATTACGGCTTTTTTTAATGCTTCTTTTGTTATCATTCCTTTATCTATTAATTCCTTGCTTTTCTGTTCATATTCCTTGAGAGAGGATGCAAAGAAAAATGCCCGCTCGTACCCTCTTATAGCCTCTGAGACCTTTACTATTACAAGCCTATCAATTTTATCGGGGGATGAGAATATCTTTGGAAATCTGATTCCTGCTTTTTCTAAAAGATAATACTGATTTTTTGGAACATCTCTTTCTTCAAGCTTTACAAGCCCTCTTGTTCCGTATATAGGAACGAAGAAATCATTTTCTATTCGTTCAAAATCGAAGTAAACCCAGAAGTACCTGTTGTGTATGAAAATAGTGTTCATTTCTCGGAGCTCTTTTTGAACATCTTTATTTGTAATATCTTTGAATGAGTCTA
This portion of the Methanofastidiosum sp. genome encodes:
- a CDS encoding DUF1297 domain-containing protein, with product MIGREDIKNILSSYDLDNITIGVLGGHSALDISSGVKKYGFNTVAVCQKGREKTYSKYYKSRDGRGCIDEVVVLDSFKDITNKDVQKELREMNTIFIHNRYFWVYFDFERIENDFFVPIYGTRGLVKLEERDVPKNQYYLLEKAGIRFPKIFSSPDKIDRLVIVKVSEAIRGYERAFFFASSLKEYEQKSKELIDKGMITKEALKKAVIEEYILGAQTNFNFFYSNTKEELELMGTDTRRQTNLDGILRLPANEQLEVLKYVKPKMIETGHITCTTKESILEKAFDIGEKFVSVTKKEYPPGIIGPFALQGAVASYEGKEEIVIFDVSMRIPGSPGTKFTPHTGYLYGREISYGERIGMELREALEKGSIYNILS